A stretch of Leptospira bouyouniensis DNA encodes these proteins:
- a CDS encoding holo-ACP synthase, which translates to MKSSYSIGMDMVYIPEFESYLKDPGTAFFDQTFTDWEKNTADLKQTKQRATFYSGRYAAKEAFLKALDGRWLHTKPTIKFKYSELEIRNDDFGRPYFRYYGSLLKTISDLQMESVKLSITHVHEYAASQVLIEF; encoded by the coding sequence ATGAAAAGTTCCTACTCGATAGGAATGGATATGGTGTACATTCCAGAATTTGAATCTTACTTAAAAGATCCTGGGACGGCTTTTTTTGACCAAACATTTACCGATTGGGAGAAAAATACTGCTGATTTGAAACAAACAAAACAGCGGGCAACATTTTATTCAGGTAGGTATGCGGCTAAGGAAGCATTTCTAAAAGCTCTGGATGGTCGTTGGTTGCATACCAAACCAACGATTAAATTTAAGTATTCTGAATTGGAGATTCGAAATGATGATTTTGGTAGGCCATATTTCCGTTATTATGGCTCACTTTTAAAAACTATTTCGGATCTACAAATGGAGTCTGTTAAACTATCAATAACTCATGTACATGAGTACGCAGCATCCCAAGTTTTAATTGAATTTTAG
- a CDS encoding type I polyketide synthase — MKNSTGINVDSNGNGTSKTFGVEPYSILQKEDVFVSALFAGQGNDPMVELLASFEEEGESSDFFVTLFKTIDNCMDLVRKDGESTYFSKGFALKEWLLDPTLIPTETILKSSYYSGPLIFAAQASHLYRFIKEGQWNLLRKSIGGIYGHSQGIFAGLLFSSSPNKEIFLANFEKTFSALFFLLFRSQQIFPELDLDPNILRLFVKKGEKPSPMAQIIFDDGDVQITEILNEFNKNQSKSEEVHIGLMNTPNSKVFCGTPESLLKLRDELTQSGVDAVKTWNFITSSTAFHSPLLEAVVNLVQTDFEKVGFAPQTHEIEIPLYDTRDGSDLRDSKKDLKTDLVAMVCTDKLNWEVTLSSLLKIDGKHMLLSFGPGEFIEKITKRFLRDKSYLIRNLTHKSRFIQFAKTNNFEFPNAWKSYAPELVILPNGAKFVKNKYSLWAGRPPVFGGGMTPSTVEADIVIAAAKEGYIVELAGGGQVSEEIFRSRIEKITKELPAGKGFVINLLYLDPYLWNLHVPLIKKFKLEGAPIEGITISAGIPELKEAAALLTEWEKIGIWLNSFKPGTIDQIKRVVSIADELPNNNILMQIEGGAAGGHHSWEDLNSLVSATYEDIRKRSNIILAVGGGIASPNDAKLWLSGDWNKNTKMPVDAVFLGTRLMAALECKTSLPIKEKLKEMIGGNDWMKSKDGDEVGGIISGKSSLGADIYYASNTWTKLSELVEGLTKGKDPVLARESIAEKKADIISLLNSTAKPYFGDLSILSYTEVLERFIFLTCPGDRLLPSEGRWSDHPYIDKSYRARFEQLVLKFEGRLLDSDTKLSILNNDSILDEPYEFLKIWKNLFPNGQSTILLPEDQDFFLEICKQPGKPVNFIPLLDENLLRWIKSDSLWYSHCVGMDPDSCAWIPGPLAIKGIKKINEPVVSIFNEFISELGDNKSVTKNIEWSEFTKKFNPIRQENKIQIEHNDSFNEFFIPNSEEITGSDWVKYLAQQGGGFLSILLASNRIYGGVADQDMWFSPDEAKKFTIEKGAIGELIQIRSFSNDGKFINASLDLINQNTAELSLFFHHPNEQNQIPFKRRFLFGGGPETLVIEDQTFANEEMRKFYANVWDIKSVPNVIDDYYSFERMRTFEKEWSSEFRVTEENIIKFRKATKDLFRKDLVDSDKKLSPISMGVVFSWESTVIPLLSYSSADLFKLLHFSQEFHWKPEASLVTVDDVIKTKSKISRVKKFGESIILYVTGVMWNSEIEIGAFETGFLLRNQNEKFVQFDTTPLEQSIEFFSQAEIDVFQQLIWINLSIKPNTLRVGDKIRFVTSERRIISNATDTFHYIIGNIFQSNGQMNEVLLGSFKIDEGRNLNEDSSLDRFFKVFREAEGIVTIPKKYRIISEVFTAPDSMISYSKASKDANPIHTDIRFAKKAGWASPIVHGLWTSSQVINFLVRNVCEGDSSRIVSLKESFEAPVLLSEELRLSAFHIGQKSGNMALEITLENKNGETKLRAEALLKPLKTAYVFTGQGSQSQGMGMKLLEEFSEARDVWTLAERVATNELGFSLLDVVQNNPTSLHCGGKNWVHPKGVLNLTQFTQVALVAKSLADWAILKKRGFLNIESPFAGHSLGEFSALSAREFILPENVFKIVYNRGLNMQSLVARDEEGKSSYAMSVVLGNRHVGLNEKKILELVEEAKSESGLHVEVVNYNIRDKQYSVTGHIQALELLEEKCKTFVRGKKTTIRLEGIDVPFHSRILINGVDEFRKTLQSNIGNELPLNELDGRYIPNLIAKPFSLSDEFLNAILSKTGSPVVDSLLKLSFKDRNTNESRRLVLIELLAFQFAMPVQWIETQEVLFGPLKTKRLIDIGARGDLAGMARQSLKDRRDSTTFQILHIEENRNEVFYEKEDLPEAEWSEGPTVGKGDIEIPASIQKQNTESVVENRPTLETPKQNVINQIHSPVIKFSKKDALYSILALKANVRFDEISDSESIDDLLGGNSSKRNQTLADIGVEFKSTSLEGGHEKSLKDLVKLLEEQTSYNQPGPYLRAAFDESIKKFFPSDFGRKEIFQFLKDERMLDEEGVFLFSIYLPLFIRSGDSLRNGNLSSIGLKNRLGNTAEVTKWLDQAVDQFANLKNVQIPRKISASSNSAGSMVDSLALEALERKYFGIEGLFSKSISDLRRHLLDDDPYSEYLVKDLKSIEEARTLVADDIQPIFSESKIVIFKNSKQWAKKYLFKQAAAFLRKDSKEFSKEDIVYLQNHNSKELCDNIVYWRSQFLEKASEANLKSDTEYFKSVGLEYTKLLDCLGSQSNPNPIYLAPNTTSTPYLKVGLDGNFICEEKINQIDPEKFPNERLTLSGSDDFGSSFVENETVTNEFKEVLNTILNSGVSFRNQKVLVTGAGPGSIAWEVVKAFLMGGADVVLTTTSYSTKRVKQFKELYQMYGSKTSSLEIVPFSQGSFEDIRSLVGYLKAKNWHPDFLIPFAAVGEENAASNLDQSSLVSVRVMLIGVQKLIGELGAQRKNQKESNSKLKVILPLSPNHGIFGKDGLYAETKLGLETLYRKKFSEANEWGNSVRILGAVIGWVRGTGLMGANDLSAPLLEAECNIKTYSRSEMGMLLTGFAAWSLRNETLEVVKADLTGGLGKVKNLVLTLSKIRSYLNSQTKQNIEILNLKQKLSLETESKKLTNVLPKHGLKFPEVPTNEDLSRYQTKRTTTLKDLVCVVGYAEVGPFGGSMTRWDLEKSGTLSLEACAELAWSLGFIQYQMGQNGKVWTDTKTGEPVLEWQIKEKYEDEILRSTGIRIVDPKTSPFDPTEISVYADVVLEDDLIFPIASKEEALEYKKANPEMTEIYFNPTSEKWTIKRKKGSVLKVKKSLGIQRRIAGQIPDGWNPERFGIPKDLIHQVDPITIYNLFCTCEAYLRAGMDPFELFDFIHPSQAGSSVGSGMGGMQKIKRMFLNFRLGEDRQHDALQESLINVAAAWAITSYAGLYGTVITPVAACATGGVSLEMARDNILSGKAKFMIAGAFDDTLEESMIGFGDMNATANSFEMENQGIEASEVSRPNDSRRNGFVEAQGGGVLLLARGDVALEMGLPVYGILGFAGSRTDGIHTSIPAPGIGLLSLAADSNNESSPIQSALASFGLSGDDIGFAYKHDTSTKANDKNENNLLQKMMLKLKRTPGNNLPVVSQKYLTGHSKGGAAMWQSIGVLQTLEEGIISGNRNLTDVDTDMDPYSFITFTDEAIKFGKGHFKAGILTSLGFGHIAALCLFLHRNFFWVHLTPEEKVSYANKCIERGRFAITRYHEIRLGNGTTLYKRKTQSFIPQEEEESALLDATYRKTAKNVTIGSSK; from the coding sequence GGAAACGATCCAATGGTTGAACTTCTTGCGAGTTTTGAGGAAGAAGGTGAATCATCAGATTTTTTTGTAACCTTATTCAAAACAATTGATAATTGTATGGACTTAGTTAGGAAAGATGGTGAGTCCACTTATTTTTCTAAAGGTTTTGCGTTAAAAGAATGGTTGTTAGATCCAACTTTGATTCCTACCGAAACTATTTTAAAATCTTCTTATTATAGTGGGCCTTTGATCTTTGCAGCCCAAGCATCGCATTTATATCGTTTTATAAAAGAAGGTCAATGGAACCTACTTAGAAAATCTATTGGTGGAATTTATGGTCATTCCCAAGGAATATTTGCGGGATTATTGTTTTCATCATCTCCAAATAAAGAAATATTTTTAGCTAATTTTGAAAAAACATTTTCGGCTTTATTCTTTCTGTTATTCCGCAGCCAACAAATTTTTCCTGAGTTAGATCTAGACCCAAATATACTTCGTCTTTTTGTAAAAAAAGGAGAAAAACCTTCACCTATGGCCCAAATTATTTTTGATGATGGTGATGTTCAAATCACCGAAATTTTAAATGAATTCAATAAAAATCAATCTAAGTCTGAAGAAGTTCATATTGGATTAATGAATACACCTAACAGTAAAGTTTTTTGTGGAACACCTGAATCTTTACTAAAATTAAGAGACGAATTGACACAGTCCGGAGTTGATGCTGTGAAAACCTGGAATTTCATAACATCCTCAACTGCGTTTCATTCACCTTTGTTAGAAGCAGTGGTAAACCTTGTACAAACTGATTTTGAAAAAGTAGGATTCGCGCCCCAAACACATGAGATAGAAATTCCTTTGTATGATACCAGAGATGGATCAGACCTGCGCGATTCAAAAAAAGATTTAAAAACTGATTTAGTAGCTATGGTTTGCACAGACAAACTTAATTGGGAAGTAACATTGTCATCTCTCCTAAAAATAGATGGTAAACATATGCTTCTATCTTTTGGGCCAGGTGAATTTATAGAAAAAATAACAAAAAGATTTTTAAGAGATAAATCATATTTAATTCGAAACCTAACACATAAGAGTCGGTTTATTCAGTTCGCAAAAACTAACAACTTTGAATTTCCAAATGCCTGGAAAAGTTATGCGCCAGAATTAGTAATCCTTCCTAATGGGGCGAAATTTGTAAAAAACAAATATTCGCTTTGGGCAGGTCGCCCGCCTGTGTTTGGCGGTGGAATGACACCAAGTACTGTCGAAGCAGACATTGTTATTGCAGCAGCTAAGGAAGGATATATTGTTGAATTAGCTGGTGGAGGCCAAGTATCTGAAGAAATTTTTAGATCAAGGATAGAAAAAATAACCAAAGAACTTCCTGCGGGAAAAGGTTTTGTAATTAATCTATTATATCTCGATCCTTATTTATGGAATTTGCATGTACCACTAATTAAAAAATTTAAATTGGAAGGTGCTCCGATCGAAGGTATTACAATCTCTGCAGGTATACCCGAACTCAAAGAAGCGGCAGCCTTACTTACAGAATGGGAAAAAATTGGCATATGGTTGAATTCATTCAAACCTGGGACAATTGATCAAATTAAAAGAGTAGTATCAATTGCTGATGAACTTCCAAATAATAATATACTTATGCAAATTGAAGGTGGCGCTGCAGGTGGCCATCATAGCTGGGAAGATCTAAACTCCTTGGTTTCAGCAACATACGAGGATATTCGTAAACGTTCCAATATCATCTTAGCTGTAGGAGGAGGCATCGCCTCCCCTAATGATGCTAAATTATGGTTATCTGGTGACTGGAATAAAAATACAAAAATGCCTGTGGATGCAGTATTTTTAGGTACTCGTCTTATGGCTGCACTAGAATGCAAAACTTCATTACCCATTAAAGAGAAGTTGAAAGAGATGATTGGCGGAAATGATTGGATGAAATCCAAAGATGGAGATGAAGTAGGTGGAATTATTTCCGGAAAATCTTCACTTGGTGCGGATATCTATTATGCATCCAACACATGGACAAAACTCTCAGAATTGGTAGAAGGATTAACGAAAGGAAAAGATCCGGTTTTAGCTAGAGAAAGTATTGCAGAAAAGAAAGCTGATATCATCTCTCTATTAAATTCCACAGCAAAACCATACTTTGGAGATCTTTCAATACTTAGTTATACAGAAGTATTGGAAAGGTTTATATTTTTAACTTGCCCTGGCGATAGATTGCTACCTAGCGAAGGCAGATGGTCAGACCATCCTTACATTGACAAGAGTTATAGGGCTCGATTTGAACAACTCGTCTTAAAATTTGAAGGTAGATTATTAGATTCTGATACAAAGTTGTCCATTTTAAACAATGATTCCATTTTGGATGAACCATACGAATTTCTAAAAATTTGGAAGAATCTTTTTCCAAATGGACAATCGACCATCCTTTTACCAGAAGACCAAGATTTTTTCTTAGAAATATGCAAACAACCAGGTAAACCTGTAAATTTCATTCCTCTGTTAGATGAAAATTTACTTCGATGGATCAAATCCGATTCGTTATGGTATTCTCATTGTGTTGGAATGGATCCAGATAGTTGTGCTTGGATCCCTGGGCCTTTGGCTATTAAAGGTATTAAAAAAATAAATGAACCGGTAGTTTCAATTTTCAATGAATTTATTTCTGAGTTAGGTGATAATAAAAGTGTAACTAAAAATATCGAATGGTCAGAATTTACAAAAAAATTCAACCCGATAAGACAGGAAAATAAAATACAAATTGAGCATAATGATTCATTCAATGAGTTTTTTATACCTAATAGTGAGGAGATAACTGGAAGTGATTGGGTAAAATATCTAGCACAACAAGGAGGGGGTTTTTTATCCATTTTACTTGCATCAAATCGGATCTATGGAGGAGTTGCCGACCAAGATATGTGGTTCTCACCCGATGAGGCTAAAAAATTTACAATTGAAAAGGGAGCTATCGGTGAACTAATACAAATCCGTTCCTTTTCGAATGATGGAAAGTTTATTAATGCTTCCCTAGATTTGATAAACCAGAATACAGCAGAACTTAGTTTATTTTTCCATCATCCAAATGAACAAAATCAAATTCCATTTAAAAGGCGATTCTTGTTTGGCGGTGGCCCAGAAACATTAGTTATTGAAGATCAAACTTTTGCTAATGAGGAGATGAGAAAATTTTATGCTAACGTTTGGGATATAAAATCTGTTCCAAATGTGATCGATGACTACTATTCATTTGAACGTATGAGAACTTTTGAAAAGGAGTGGTCATCTGAATTTAGAGTCACTGAAGAAAACATTATTAAGTTTAGAAAGGCAACAAAGGATCTATTTCGTAAGGATCTAGTTGATTCTGACAAAAAACTTTCTCCTATTTCAATGGGAGTGGTTTTTTCATGGGAAAGTACCGTCATTCCCTTGTTATCCTATTCTTCGGCGGATCTTTTTAAACTTCTTCATTTTTCGCAAGAATTTCATTGGAAACCTGAAGCTTCATTGGTTACGGTGGATGATGTCATAAAAACTAAATCAAAAATTTCTCGAGTTAAGAAATTTGGAGAATCAATCATTCTTTATGTAACAGGAGTGATGTGGAATTCCGAAATTGAAATAGGGGCCTTCGAAACTGGATTTCTATTAAGAAATCAGAATGAAAAATTTGTCCAATTTGATACAACTCCACTTGAACAATCCATAGAATTTTTTTCACAGGCTGAGATTGATGTCTTTCAACAACTCATTTGGATAAACTTAAGCATTAAACCCAATACTCTTCGAGTCGGAGATAAAATTAGGTTTGTAACTTCAGAACGAAGAATCATCTCAAACGCAACCGATACCTTTCACTACATCATTGGAAATATCTTCCAATCAAATGGGCAAATGAACGAGGTTCTTCTTGGAAGTTTCAAAATCGATGAAGGAAGAAATTTGAATGAAGATTCAAGTTTAGATCGATTTTTTAAAGTATTCCGCGAGGCAGAAGGCATTGTTACCATTCCAAAAAAATACAGAATTATCTCTGAAGTTTTTACTGCTCCTGATTCTATGATTTCCTATTCTAAAGCTTCGAAAGATGCAAATCCAATTCACACAGACATTCGATTTGCGAAAAAGGCTGGTTGGGCGAGTCCTATTGTCCATGGCCTCTGGACATCTTCCCAGGTCATAAACTTTCTTGTTCGGAATGTTTGTGAAGGAGACTCATCTCGCATTGTCTCTCTGAAAGAAAGTTTTGAAGCACCTGTATTATTAAGCGAAGAACTACGATTAAGTGCATTTCATATTGGCCAGAAATCTGGGAATATGGCATTGGAAATTACTTTGGAAAATAAAAATGGAGAAACAAAACTTCGTGCGGAAGCCTTATTAAAACCTCTTAAGACAGCCTATGTGTTTACAGGCCAAGGTTCACAATCCCAAGGAATGGGAATGAAACTATTGGAAGAGTTTTCTGAGGCTCGCGATGTTTGGACTTTAGCTGAAAGAGTTGCTACAAATGAATTAGGTTTCTCCCTATTGGATGTTGTTCAAAATAATCCTACATCACTTCATTGTGGAGGGAAAAATTGGGTTCATCCTAAGGGAGTTTTAAATCTCACACAATTCACTCAAGTTGCCCTAGTCGCAAAATCGCTTGCAGATTGGGCAATTCTAAAGAAACGAGGTTTCTTGAATATCGAATCACCATTCGCAGGTCATTCGTTAGGTGAATTTTCTGCACTTTCAGCACGAGAATTTATTTTGCCTGAGAATGTATTTAAAATCGTATATAACCGTGGTTTGAATATGCAAAGTTTAGTCGCTCGTGATGAGGAAGGAAAAAGTTCCTATGCAATGAGTGTTGTATTGGGAAACCGTCATGTTGGTTTGAATGAGAAAAAAATCCTAGAGCTAGTTGAAGAAGCAAAATCTGAATCCGGTCTACATGTAGAGGTTGTAAATTATAATATTCGAGATAAACAATATTCGGTTACAGGGCATATTCAAGCTTTGGAGTTACTAGAAGAAAAATGTAAAACATTTGTTCGTGGGAAAAAAACAACAATTCGTTTAGAAGGTATAGATGTTCCTTTCCACTCTCGTATTCTTATTAATGGAGTTGATGAGTTTAGAAAAACATTACAATCGAATATTGGTAACGAATTGCCGTTAAATGAACTGGATGGGCGTTACATTCCGAACTTAATTGCAAAACCATTCTCACTTTCTGATGAATTTTTAAATGCAATACTATCTAAAACTGGAAGTCCCGTTGTGGATAGTTTACTCAAACTTTCTTTCAAAGATAGAAATACAAATGAAAGTAGACGGCTTGTTCTGATTGAGTTACTTGCTTTTCAATTTGCAATGCCGGTCCAGTGGATCGAAACCCAAGAAGTTCTTTTTGGACCATTAAAAACGAAACGTTTGATCGATATCGGTGCAAGGGGAGATCTTGCTGGAATGGCTAGGCAGAGCCTCAAAGATAGGCGGGATTCGACTACCTTCCAAATTCTCCATATAGAAGAAAACCGTAATGAAGTTTTTTATGAAAAGGAAGACTTGCCGGAAGCGGAATGGAGTGAAGGTCCTACCGTTGGAAAGGGAGACATTGAAATTCCCGCATCCATCCAAAAACAAAATACTGAGTCTGTAGTCGAAAACAGACCAACACTAGAAACTCCGAAGCAGAATGTTATAAATCAAATACATTCACCTGTCATAAAATTTTCGAAAAAGGATGCATTGTATTCGATTTTAGCATTGAAGGCAAATGTTCGGTTTGATGAAATCTCAGACTCTGAATCTATTGATGATTTGTTAGGTGGAAATTCATCTAAACGAAACCAAACTTTGGCTGATATTGGTGTTGAGTTTAAATCGACATCACTTGAGGGAGGACATGAAAAATCTTTAAAAGATTTAGTAAAACTTTTAGAAGAACAAACTTCCTATAACCAACCAGGACCTTACCTTCGTGCAGCATTTGATGAAAGCATAAAAAAATTCTTTCCAAGTGATTTTGGTAGAAAAGAAATTTTTCAATTCTTAAAAGACGAACGAATGTTAGATGAAGAAGGTGTATTTTTATTTTCCATATATCTTCCTCTTTTCATTCGGTCAGGAGATTCTCTCCGAAATGGAAATTTGAGTTCTATTGGTCTTAAAAATCGGCTTGGTAACACAGCGGAAGTGACAAAGTGGTTAGACCAAGCCGTTGATCAATTCGCAAACTTAAAAAACGTTCAAATTCCTAGAAAAATATCTGCGTCATCCAATTCGGCTGGTTCTATGGTGGATTCATTGGCACTGGAAGCCTTGGAACGGAAATATTTTGGAATTGAAGGCCTTTTTTCAAAATCCATTTCAGATCTCCGCCGACATTTGTTGGATGATGATCCATATTCAGAATACTTGGTTAAAGATTTAAAATCCATTGAAGAAGCTCGGACTCTCGTAGCGGATGATATCCAACCAATCTTTTCTGAAAGTAAAATCGTAATTTTTAAAAACTCAAAACAGTGGGCTAAAAAGTACTTATTTAAGCAGGCTGCAGCATTTTTAAGAAAGGATTCAAAAGAGTTTTCAAAAGAGGATATTGTCTATTTACAAAATCACAATTCAAAAGAACTTTGTGATAATATTGTATATTGGCGTTCGCAGTTTTTAGAAAAAGCTTCTGAGGCGAATTTAAAATCAGATACTGAGTATTTTAAATCTGTTGGTTTAGAGTATACAAAACTTCTGGATTGCCTCGGTTCACAATCAAATCCAAATCCAATATACCTAGCTCCAAACACAACATCAACACCGTACCTCAAAGTAGGATTAGATGGAAATTTTATTTGTGAGGAAAAAATAAACCAAATAGATCCAGAAAAATTTCCAAATGAGCGCCTAACGCTTAGTGGAAGCGATGATTTTGGTTCTTCTTTTGTAGAAAACGAAACTGTTACAAATGAGTTCAAAGAGGTACTCAATACAATTTTAAACTCAGGAGTATCTTTTCGGAACCAAAAGGTTTTGGTAACAGGTGCAGGTCCAGGTTCCATTGCTTGGGAAGTAGTGAAAGCTTTTTTAATGGGCGGGGCAGATGTTGTGTTAACAACGACTTCTTATTCTACGAAACGAGTCAAACAGTTCAAAGAATTGTACCAAATGTACGGTTCTAAAACCTCAAGTTTAGAAATTGTTCCATTTTCGCAAGGTTCTTTCGAGGACATTCGGTCACTTGTAGGTTACTTAAAAGCTAAAAATTGGCACCCAGATTTTTTAATTCCTTTTGCTGCGGTGGGTGAAGAAAATGCGGCTTCAAATTTGGACCAATCTTCGCTAGTTTCTGTTCGAGTAATGCTGATAGGTGTTCAAAAACTAATAGGTGAGTTAGGTGCACAAAGAAAAAATCAGAAAGAATCTAATTCGAAACTCAAAGTAATTTTGCCACTTTCTCCAAACCATGGTATTTTTGGGAAAGATGGACTCTATGCTGAAACGAAACTTGGACTTGAAACATTATACCGAAAAAAATTCTCTGAGGCAAATGAATGGGGCAATTCCGTTCGTATACTGGGTGCAGTGATCGGATGGGTCAGAGGAACAGGACTTATGGGAGCAAACGATTTGTCTGCTCCTCTACTGGAAGCAGAATGCAATATAAAAACATATTCACGATCGGAGATGGGTATGTTACTCACAGGATTTGCAGCCTGGAGTCTACGAAATGAAACATTAGAAGTGGTAAAGGCGGACCTCACCGGTGGACTTGGAAAGGTAAAAAATTTAGTTTTAACACTATCAAAGATCCGTTCCTATCTAAATTCACAAACCAAACAAAACATTGAAATACTAAATCTAAAACAAAAATTGAGTCTGGAAACAGAATCAAAAAAACTAACGAATGTATTACCAAAACATGGGCTAAAATTTCCAGAAGTCCCAACGAATGAAGATCTATCTCGTTACCAAACAAAAAGAACTACGACTCTTAAAGATTTAGTATGTGTCGTTGGTTATGCGGAGGTTGGTCCTTTTGGAGGCTCCATGACCCGCTGGGATCTCGAAAAGTCAGGAACTTTATCGCTAGAGGCTTGTGCCGAACTCGCATGGAGTTTAGGTTTTATCCAATACCAGATGGGGCAAAATGGAAAGGTTTGGACAGATACGAAAACTGGGGAACCAGTATTGGAATGGCAAATCAAAGAGAAGTATGAAGATGAAATTTTAAGAAGTACTGGTATTCGTATCGTTGATCCAAAAACTTCACCGTTTGATCCTACTGAAATATCAGTATATGCAGATGTAGTGCTAGAAGATGATTTAATATTTCCCATTGCTAGTAAAGAAGAAGCCTTAGAATACAAAAAGGCAAATCCAGAAATGACTGAAATTTATTTCAATCCAACTTCAGAAAAGTGGACTATCAAACGAAAGAAAGGTTCGGTCTTAAAAGTAAAAAAATCCTTAGGAATTCAACGACGAATAGCAGGTCAGATCCCTGATGGTTGGAATCCTGAAAGGTTTGGCATTCCTAAAGATCTCATCCACCAAGTGGATCCGATTACAATCTATAACTTGTTCTGTACATGCGAGGCTTACCTCCGGGCAGGTATGGATCCATTTGAATTATTTGACTTCATTCATCCAAGCCAAGCTGGATCAAGTGTGGGTTCCGGTATGGGGGGGATGCAAAAAATCAAACGAATGTTTTTAAACTTTCGACTTGGTGAAGATAGGCAACATGATGCATTGCAAGAATCGTTGATCAATGTTGCTGCAGCATGGGCTATCACCTCTTATGCGGGACTGTATGGCACTGTGATCACACCGGTTGCTGCTTGTGCAACTGGGGGAGTTTCACTTGAGATGGCTCGGGATAATATACTTTCAGGAAAGGCAAAGTTTATGATAGCTGGTGCCTTTGACGATACCCTCGAAGAAAGTATGATTGGTTTTGGGGATATGAACGCAACTGCAAACAGTTTCGAAATGGAAAACCAAGGCATTGAAGCGTCAGAAGTATCGAGGCCTAACGACAGTCGAAGGAATGGGTTTGTGGAAGCGCAAGGCGGAGGTGTTTTACTTTTGGCAAGGGGAGATGTTGCCTTAGAAATGGGGCTTCCCGTCTACGGAATCTTAGGTTTTGCAGGATCGCGGACTGATGGAATTCACACATCCATCCCTGCACCAGGAATTGGTCTTCTTTCTCTTGCTGCTGACTCAAATAATGAAAGTTCGCCGATACAATCTGCTTTGGCTTCCTTTGGATTGTCAGGTGATGACATTGGATTTGCTTACAAACATGACACATCAACGAAAGCAAATGATAAAAATGAAAATAACCTCTTACAAAAGATGATGTTGAAACTAAAAAGAACTCCAGGTAATAACCTTCCTGTAGTTTCGCAAAAATACCTGACAGGACATTCCAAGGGTGGTGCGGCTATGTGGCAGTCTATTGGTGTACTACAAACACTTGAAGAAGGAATTATTTCAGGTAACAGAAATTTGACGGATGTAGATACGGACATGGATCCATATTCTTTCATCACCTTCACTGATGAGGCGATCAAATTTGGGAAGGGGCATTTTAAAGCGGGAATATTAACCTCCCTTGGGTTTGGTCATATAGCAGCCCTTTGTCTCTTTTTACATAGGAACTTCTTTTGGGTTCATTTGACACCGGAAGAAAAAGTAAGTTATGCGAACAAATGTATCGAAAGAGGCCGGTTTGCGATCACACGTTACCATGAAATTCGTTTGGGGAATGGAACTACTTTGTACAAACGTAAAACTCAATCTTTCATACCACAGGAAGAAGAAGAATCTGCCTTATTAGATGCAACATATAGAAAAACTGCCAAGAATGTTACGATCGGTAGCTCAAAATGA